The proteins below are encoded in one region of Salvelinus alpinus chromosome 27, SLU_Salpinus.1, whole genome shotgun sequence:
- the LOC139556517 gene encoding phospholipase DDHD1-like isoform X1, producing MSNFKDIKSTTRRLSSDNNSVSSNDWDMANDVFVSCYEEPMGETIHGAMDSVQSGLEMHLPPLLLGDHRLSQDGMILGLVEETYSGYHSLPDSGTGYLDITNDLKYTKSDGNVTTKKRNRSNSSRHRGEVVTELGPEEVRWFYKEDKRTWKPFVGHDSLKIEVIYRKLCELNPCKVKCPTEPENASGSATGSEAQPEDVAEGGAVQADPVTGEGGGEGGYETDDIDLDSISVNVEAVCVRGGLYEVDVKEKECYPVYWNQQDRIPVMRGQWFIDGTWLPLEEDESDLIELEHLGRFRGHQMREIYETATEVVTTTVDSKEGKVDGLNAIHSLKLSRSHVDWQSVDEVYLYSDATTSKIARTVTQRLGFSKAGSSGTRLHRGYVEEAAPEDTPPETTHIVFVVHGIGQKMDEGRIIRNTSMMRDAARKMEEKHFSDRSTEHVEFLPVEWRSKLCLDGDTVDSITPDKVRGLRDMLNSSAMDIMYYTSPLYRDEITRGLTQELNRLYTLFCMRNPEFEESGKVSIVSHSLGCVITFDIMTGWDPVRFRPEELSPDTKDMQECWSSYQERHLQEELRLTRLRLRDLENQFAGLQSPSSEGSSSALKFKVENFFCMGSPLAVFLALRGIRPGNNVTQDHILPKSICQRLFNVFHPTDPVAYRLEPLILKNYSNISPVQIHWYNTSSPTPYDQIRPTLLNPALKESTSVSDTESLPSPCTSPPQARRHYGESITNLGKASIMGAASLGKGIGGIFFSRFSRSSGHVGGVEEEPSDSESGVLEVDNAVSGEEGVAAELVEKLAVVEETREIEHSMSRSSSAILDNTTLELERRIDFELREGMVESRYWSAVTSHTAYWCSHDVALFLLTFMYRQEYPTQLSEDNPELS from the exons ATGAGCAATTTTAAGGACATTAAGTCGACTACCCGTCGACTGAGCTCGGATAATAATTCCGTGAGCAGCAATGACTGGGATATGGCCAATGATGTGTTTGTGTCCTGCTACGAGGAACCGATGGGAGAGACTATACACGGGGCGATGGACTCGGTCCAGTCCGGCTTGGAAATGCACTTGCCTCCGTTGCTGCTAGGCGATCACCGTTTATCTCAAGACGGCATGATATTGGGCCTAGTGGAGGAAACTTACTCGGGCTATCACTCTCTCCCCGACTCAGGGACAGGCTATTTGGACATCACAAACGACCTGAAGTACACCAAAAGTGATGGGAATGTGACTACAAAGAAGCGGAACCGCTCCAACAGTTCCAGACACCGCGGGGAGGTCGTCACCGAGCTGGGACCCGAGGAAGTGCGATGGTTCTACAAAGAGGACAAGAGAACCTGGAAGCCATTTGTTGGACACGACTCTTTGAAAATTGAAGTCATTTATCGCAAATTATGTGAACTAAACCCCTGCAAGGTGAAATGTCCCACCGAACCAGAGAACGCCAGTGGGTCAGCCACGGGGTCCGAGGCCCAACCGGAGGATGTGGCGGAGGGGGGAGCTGTTCAAGCGGATCCGGTAACAGGGgaaggtggaggggagggaggataCGAGACGGATGACATCGACCTGGATTCCATAAGTGTCAACGTTGAGGCTGTTTGCGTCAGAGGGGGTCTCTATGAAGTGGATGTCAAAGAGAAAGAATGTTACCCCGTCTACTGGAACC AGCAGGACCGTATTCCTGTGATGAGGGGCCAGTGGTTCATCGACGGCACGTGGCTTCCTCTGGAGGAGGACGAGAGTGACCTCATCGAGCTGGAGCACCTGGGCCGTTTTCGTGGCCACCAGATGAGGGAGATCTACGAGACTGCCACCGAAGTGGTGACCACCACAGTGGACAGCAAGGAGGGTAAAGTGGATGGACTCAATG CAATCCACAGTTTGAAACTAAGCCGAAGCCATGTGGACTGGCAGAGTGTGGACGAGGTGTATCTCTACAGTGATGCCACCACCTCCAAGATCGCACGCACTGTCACCCAGAGACTGGGCTTCTCCAAAG CTGGCAGTAGTGGGACGCGTCTCCATCGGGGCTATGTGGAGGAGGCAGCGCCCGAAGACACACCGCCCGAAACAACACACATTGTCTTTGTGGTGCATGGGATAGGCCAGAAGATGGATGAGGGCCGCATCATCAGGAACACAAGCAT GATGAGGGACGCTGCTAGGAAGATGGAGGAGAAGCATTTCTCCGATCGTTCCACAGAGCATGTGGAGTTCCTTCCTGTGGAGTGGAGGTCCAAACTGTGCCTGGATGGAG ACACCGTGGACTCCATCACTCCAGACAAAGTTCGAGGACTCAGAGACATGCTCAACAGCAGTGCTATGGACATCATGTACTACACCAGCCCTCTGTACAGAGACGAG ATCACTAGGGGTCTAACTCAGGAGCTGAATCGGCTATACACACTCTTCTGCATGCGGAACCCCGAGTTTGAGGAGAGTGGCAAGGTGTCCATCGTGTCCCACTCCTTGGGTTGTGTCATAACCTTCGACATCATGACAGGCTGGGACCCCGTACGCTTCCGTCCTGAAGAACTATCGCCGGACACAAAAGACATGCAAGAGTGCTGGTCAAGCTATCAGGAACGTCACCTACAAGAGGAGCTGAGACTCACACGACTCAG GTTACGGGATTTGGAAAATCAGTTTGCTGGTTTGCAATCCCCATCATCTGAAGGCTCTTCTTCAGCCTTGAAATTTAAG GTGGAGAACTTCTTTTGCATGGGTTCTCCTCTGGCCGTGTTCTTGGCGTTGCGAGGGATCCGACCGGGGAACAACGTGACCCAGGATCACATCTTACCCAAATCCATCTGCCAACGTCTCTTCAACGTCTTTCATCCTACTGACCCTGTG GCGTACCGATTGGAGCCCCTAATCTTAAAGAACTACAGTAACATTTCACCTGTCCAAATACACTG GTATAACACAAGTAGTCCGACTCCGTACGACCAGATCCGTCCCACGCTTCTCAACCCTGCACTGAAGGAAAGTACATCCGTCTCGGACACGGAGAGCCTCCCTAGCCCCTGTACCTCCCCCCCTCAGGCCCGAAGACACTACGGAGAGTCCATTACGAACCTGGGGAAAGCCAGCattatgg GCGCGGCAAGTCTCGGCAAAGGCATCGGCGGGATCTTCTTCTCCCGCTTCTCGCGCTCAAGTGGTCACGTGGGCGGCGTGGAGGAGGAGCCTTCCGACTCGGAGAGCGGGGTCTTGGAGGTGGATAATGCCGTGTCAGGGGAGGAGGGCGTGGCTGCGGAGTTAGTGGAGAAGTTAGCGGTAGTCGAGGAGACGAGAGAAATAGAGCACTCCATGTCTCGTTCCAGCTCGGCTATCCTGGACAACACCACAT TGGAGTTGGAGAGGCGTATTGACTTTGAACTGCGAGAGGGCATGGTGGAGAGCCGCTATTGGTCGGCGGTGACCTCTCACACTGCCTATTGGTGTTCACACGACGTGGCACTATTTCTTCTCACTTTCATGTATAGACAGGAGTATCCCACTCAGCTCTCTGAGGATAACCCAGAGTTATCGTAA
- the LOC139556517 gene encoding phospholipase DDHD1-like isoform X2, with the protein MSNFKDIKSTTRRLSSDNNSVSSNDWDMANDVFVSCYEEPMGETIHGAMDSVQSGLEMHLPPLLLGDHRLSQDGMILGLVEETYSGYHSLPDSGTGYLDITNDLKYTKSDGNVTTKKRNRSNSSRHRGEVVTELGPEEVRWFYKEDKRTWKPFVGHDSLKIEVIYRKLCELNPCKVKCPTEPENASGSATGSEAQPEDVAEGGAVQADPVTGEGGGEGGYETDDIDLDSISVNVEAVCVRGGLYEVDVKEKECYPVYWNQQDRIPVMRGQWFIDGTWLPLEEDESDLIELEHLGRFRGHQMREIYETATEVVTTTVDSKEAIHSLKLSRSHVDWQSVDEVYLYSDATTSKIARTVTQRLGFSKAGSSGTRLHRGYVEEAAPEDTPPETTHIVFVVHGIGQKMDEGRIIRNTSMMRDAARKMEEKHFSDRSTEHVEFLPVEWRSKLCLDGDTVDSITPDKVRGLRDMLNSSAMDIMYYTSPLYRDEITRGLTQELNRLYTLFCMRNPEFEESGKVSIVSHSLGCVITFDIMTGWDPVRFRPEELSPDTKDMQECWSSYQERHLQEELRLTRLRLRDLENQFAGLQSPSSEGSSSALKFKVENFFCMGSPLAVFLALRGIRPGNNVTQDHILPKSICQRLFNVFHPTDPVAYRLEPLILKNYSNISPVQIHWYNTSSPTPYDQIRPTLLNPALKESTSVSDTESLPSPCTSPPQARRHYGESITNLGKASIMGAASLGKGIGGIFFSRFSRSSGHVGGVEEEPSDSESGVLEVDNAVSGEEGVAAELVEKLAVVEETREIEHSMSRSSSAILDNTTLELERRIDFELREGMVESRYWSAVTSHTAYWCSHDVALFLLTFMYRQEYPTQLSEDNPELS; encoded by the exons ATGAGCAATTTTAAGGACATTAAGTCGACTACCCGTCGACTGAGCTCGGATAATAATTCCGTGAGCAGCAATGACTGGGATATGGCCAATGATGTGTTTGTGTCCTGCTACGAGGAACCGATGGGAGAGACTATACACGGGGCGATGGACTCGGTCCAGTCCGGCTTGGAAATGCACTTGCCTCCGTTGCTGCTAGGCGATCACCGTTTATCTCAAGACGGCATGATATTGGGCCTAGTGGAGGAAACTTACTCGGGCTATCACTCTCTCCCCGACTCAGGGACAGGCTATTTGGACATCACAAACGACCTGAAGTACACCAAAAGTGATGGGAATGTGACTACAAAGAAGCGGAACCGCTCCAACAGTTCCAGACACCGCGGGGAGGTCGTCACCGAGCTGGGACCCGAGGAAGTGCGATGGTTCTACAAAGAGGACAAGAGAACCTGGAAGCCATTTGTTGGACACGACTCTTTGAAAATTGAAGTCATTTATCGCAAATTATGTGAACTAAACCCCTGCAAGGTGAAATGTCCCACCGAACCAGAGAACGCCAGTGGGTCAGCCACGGGGTCCGAGGCCCAACCGGAGGATGTGGCGGAGGGGGGAGCTGTTCAAGCGGATCCGGTAACAGGGgaaggtggaggggagggaggataCGAGACGGATGACATCGACCTGGATTCCATAAGTGTCAACGTTGAGGCTGTTTGCGTCAGAGGGGGTCTCTATGAAGTGGATGTCAAAGAGAAAGAATGTTACCCCGTCTACTGGAACC AGCAGGACCGTATTCCTGTGATGAGGGGCCAGTGGTTCATCGACGGCACGTGGCTTCCTCTGGAGGAGGACGAGAGTGACCTCATCGAGCTGGAGCACCTGGGCCGTTTTCGTGGCCACCAGATGAGGGAGATCTACGAGACTGCCACCGAAGTGGTGACCACCACAGTGGACAGCAAGGAGG CAATCCACAGTTTGAAACTAAGCCGAAGCCATGTGGACTGGCAGAGTGTGGACGAGGTGTATCTCTACAGTGATGCCACCACCTCCAAGATCGCACGCACTGTCACCCAGAGACTGGGCTTCTCCAAAG CTGGCAGTAGTGGGACGCGTCTCCATCGGGGCTATGTGGAGGAGGCAGCGCCCGAAGACACACCGCCCGAAACAACACACATTGTCTTTGTGGTGCATGGGATAGGCCAGAAGATGGATGAGGGCCGCATCATCAGGAACACAAGCAT GATGAGGGACGCTGCTAGGAAGATGGAGGAGAAGCATTTCTCCGATCGTTCCACAGAGCATGTGGAGTTCCTTCCTGTGGAGTGGAGGTCCAAACTGTGCCTGGATGGAG ACACCGTGGACTCCATCACTCCAGACAAAGTTCGAGGACTCAGAGACATGCTCAACAGCAGTGCTATGGACATCATGTACTACACCAGCCCTCTGTACAGAGACGAG ATCACTAGGGGTCTAACTCAGGAGCTGAATCGGCTATACACACTCTTCTGCATGCGGAACCCCGAGTTTGAGGAGAGTGGCAAGGTGTCCATCGTGTCCCACTCCTTGGGTTGTGTCATAACCTTCGACATCATGACAGGCTGGGACCCCGTACGCTTCCGTCCTGAAGAACTATCGCCGGACACAAAAGACATGCAAGAGTGCTGGTCAAGCTATCAGGAACGTCACCTACAAGAGGAGCTGAGACTCACACGACTCAG GTTACGGGATTTGGAAAATCAGTTTGCTGGTTTGCAATCCCCATCATCTGAAGGCTCTTCTTCAGCCTTGAAATTTAAG GTGGAGAACTTCTTTTGCATGGGTTCTCCTCTGGCCGTGTTCTTGGCGTTGCGAGGGATCCGACCGGGGAACAACGTGACCCAGGATCACATCTTACCCAAATCCATCTGCCAACGTCTCTTCAACGTCTTTCATCCTACTGACCCTGTG GCGTACCGATTGGAGCCCCTAATCTTAAAGAACTACAGTAACATTTCACCTGTCCAAATACACTG GTATAACACAAGTAGTCCGACTCCGTACGACCAGATCCGTCCCACGCTTCTCAACCCTGCACTGAAGGAAAGTACATCCGTCTCGGACACGGAGAGCCTCCCTAGCCCCTGTACCTCCCCCCCTCAGGCCCGAAGACACTACGGAGAGTCCATTACGAACCTGGGGAAAGCCAGCattatgg GCGCGGCAAGTCTCGGCAAAGGCATCGGCGGGATCTTCTTCTCCCGCTTCTCGCGCTCAAGTGGTCACGTGGGCGGCGTGGAGGAGGAGCCTTCCGACTCGGAGAGCGGGGTCTTGGAGGTGGATAATGCCGTGTCAGGGGAGGAGGGCGTGGCTGCGGAGTTAGTGGAGAAGTTAGCGGTAGTCGAGGAGACGAGAGAAATAGAGCACTCCATGTCTCGTTCCAGCTCGGCTATCCTGGACAACACCACAT TGGAGTTGGAGAGGCGTATTGACTTTGAACTGCGAGAGGGCATGGTGGAGAGCCGCTATTGGTCGGCGGTGACCTCTCACACTGCCTATTGGTGTTCACACGACGTGGCACTATTTCTTCTCACTTTCATGTATAGACAGGAGTATCCCACTCAGCTCTCTGAGGATAACCCAGAGTTATCGTAA